A genomic region of Haliotis asinina isolate JCU_RB_2024 chromosome 1, JCU_Hal_asi_v2, whole genome shotgun sequence contains the following coding sequences:
- the LOC137297124 gene encoding organic cation transporter protein-like, translating to MGSQEKYQPSSKDKVSGLSLKMDELIGKLGSPGCYQVIIFILLCLNYSPLVFNHVIMAFFGARTPHSCDPLRGSNVYTHADQNFTVVGRTTGQCRTTIFLDNSDNITLTCGAGDWTYVTEDRETNIVTEWDLVCDNSYLRPLATTIYFCGVMVGGLLFGYLSDRFGRRPIMLVTLFVPVVLGIGIFFVPSYTWFVVLRFIEGVFLQGLQISSYVLVAEMFLPAYRPIAGGVIECFWGASVMALAVIAFLIRDWRYIQLAICLPSLLALFYICIMPESLRWMVMYGKLDAAEKLVEKVAKFNKKEFPTESWMSVRAIAEGMQETQTQEYTFLTLLKTPQLRKRSLILFYQWLAVSVGYYGLTLQITSLKGNKYIIFLIGASVEMAAYLLDIIIMKFCKRRYSVVTFAFLAAVTCIVAGALPSGKTASDYHQNLSTGFAIVGRFAVAALFSLYFLYTSELYPTVIRNIGMGTCAFWTRLGGVIAPQINTLGQYTSESVPVIVFGVMMAISGLLAIMLPETHQQKLPDTIDDIEGRKMNGAQVSEMVHDKELLKQGNQEKDGAALTRL from the exons ATGGGGTCACAGGAAAAGTACCAACCTTCTAGCAAAGACAAGGTTTCTGGTTTATCACTGAAAATGGATGAACTGATAGGGAAGCTTGGCAGCCCAGGCTGTTACCAAGTGATAATTTTCATACTTCTGTGTCTGAACTACTCACCACTAGTTTTCAATCATGTAATAATGGCCTTCTTCGGGGCAAGAACCCCACACTCTTGTGACCCTTTGCGAGGGAGCAATGTCTACACTCATGCAGACCAGAACTTCACTGTTGTTGGGAGGACGACTGGGCAGTGTAGAACCACGATATTTCTGGACAACAGTGACAACATTACACTGACCTGTGGGGCAGGAGACTGGACATATGTGACGGAGGATCGTGAAACCAACATTGTCACAGAG TGGGATCTTGTGTGCGACAACAGCTACCTGCGACCACTAGCAACAACAATTTACTTCTGTGGTGTGATGGTGGGTGGTCTGTTATTTGGATACCTCTCGGACAGGTTTGGTCGACGTCCCATCATGCTTGTCACGCTGTTTGTGCCAGTGGTTCTCGGCATTGGCATCTTCTTCGTGCCTTCCTACACCTGGTTTGTGGTCCTCAGGTTCATTGAAGGCGTGTTTCTGCAG GGATTGCAGATATCCAGCTATGTGTTGGTGGCTGAGATGTTTCTCCCAGCCTATCGCCCAATAGCTGGTGGTGTCATTGAATGTTTTTGGGGTGCAAGTGTCATGGCCCTAGCAGTGATTGCCTTCCTTATCCGTGACTGGAGATACATACAGCTTGCAATCTGTTTGCCAAGTCTCCTGGCGTTATTCTATATATG TATAATGCCCGAGTCTCTGCGCTGGATGGTGATGTATGGGAAACTAGATGCTGCTGAGAAGCTGGTGGAGAAGGTGGCCAAGTTCAACAAGAAGGAATTCCCCACTGAGAGTTGGATGTCTGTGAGGGCCATTGCAGAGGGCATGCAGGAGACGCAAACTCAGGAATATACATTCCTTACACTTCTGAAAACTCCACAGCTGAGAAAAAGAAGCTTAATTCTGTTCTATCAGTG GCTGGCTGTGTCAGTAGGCTACTATGGCCTGACCCTACAGATCACTTCCCTGAAAGGCAACAAGTACATCATCTTCCTCATCGGAGCAAGTGTAGAGATGGCTGCCTATCtgcttgacatcatcatcatgaagtT TTGTAAGCGGAGATACTCTGTTGTGACCTTTGCCTTCCTGGCAGCTGTAACTTGCATTGTTGCTGGGGCTCTTCCATCAGGAAAAACAG CTTCAGACTATCATCAGAATCTGTCCACTGGATTTGCCATCGTCGGCAGGTTTGCAGTTGCAGCATTGTTCAGCTTGTACTTCCTGTACACCTCCGAGCTGTATCCAACTGTTATCAG AAACATTGGAATGGGAACCTGTGctttctggaccagactcggAGGTGTCATTGCCCCACAAATAAACACCCTG GGTCAGTACACCTCAGAGTCAGTGCCAGTGATAGTGTTTGGTGTGATGATGGCCATTTCTGGCCTCTTGGCCATCATGCTGCCAGAAACCCACCAACAGAAGCTGCCAGACACCATAGACGACATAGAGGGACGGAAGATGAATGGTGCGCAAGTAAGCGAGATGGTACATGACAAGGAACTCCTGAAACAAGGGAACCAGGAGAAAGATGGTGCTGCCTTAACTAGATTATAG